In one window of Miscanthus floridulus cultivar M001 chromosome 12, ASM1932011v1, whole genome shotgun sequence DNA:
- the LOC136495565 gene encoding uncharacterized protein, whose amino-acid sequence MILHSRPTNQSSKALLASPRSTSKSKATNEVQERVETTSSSSESENDDDQYEKVDDVALFMKRFHKGLKKQGYKVVKRKFPNKKKGTCYNYGSTDHFIAKCPHEIKDNKYKKDKNEDKADCRKSKKYMGEAHIGHEWDSTIESSSEEDEKVATIAIHKPSSTPKLLNNMCDDDYYSPHNCLMAKGEKVKSKSKAKAPLASPSDISSSHISDSSSDDESSDEEINMITKNLDGKTKIFITKLMEDLESVQAKQECKEETLIQQEDLYITSKEALALDRSEVESLCKALANEQGTMLSQRKKIFLSRKSIVT is encoded by the coding sequence atgATATTGcactcaaggccaacaaatcaatcaAGCAAAGCTCTattagcaagtccaagatcaacaagcaagtcCAAAGCAACCAatgaagttcaagaaagagtagagactacatcatcctcaagtgagagtgaaaatgatgatgatcaatatgagaaggttgatgatgttgctctctttatgaagaggtttcacaaagggctaaagaagcaaggctacaaggtggTGAAGAGAAaatttccaaacaagaagaaagGGACATGCTACAATTATGGTAGCACCGaccacttcattgccaagtgcccacatgagatcaaggacaacaagtacaagaaagataagaatgaggACAAGGCCGACTgtagaaagagcaagaaatatatgggagaagctcacattgggcatgaatgggattcaactattgagagctcaagtgaagaagatgagaaagttgcaaccataGCTATCCACAAGCCATCTTCTACACCAAAGCTCTTAAACAACATGtgcgatgatgactactactcccctcacaattgtcttatggcaaagggtgagaaggtaaaatctaaatccaaggccaaagctccACTTGCATCTCCCAGTGATATCTCCAGTAGtcatattagtgatagctctagtgatgatgaatctagtgatgaagaaataaacatgataactaaaaatttggatggaaagaccaaaatattcatcactaagctaatggaggatttagagagtgtccaagccaagcAAGAATGTAAagaggaaactcttatccaacaagaggatctctacattactagtaaggaagctcttgcattagacagaagtgaggtggaatccttgtgcaAGGCTTTGGCCAACGAGCaagggaccatgctatcacaaagaaagaaaatatttctctcaagaaaaagtattgtgacttag